The following proteins are co-located in the Labrys monachus genome:
- a CDS encoding (2Fe-2S)-binding protein codes for MTVIIDGSPVEAPAGMPIGALLHARDATLRLTGDGRRRGLFCGMGLCFDCLVLVDGREAVRACITPAADGMRIVTGRP; via the coding sequence GTGACCGTGATCATAGACGGCAGCCCGGTCGAGGCTCCCGCCGGCATGCCGATCGGCGCGCTCCTGCACGCCCGGGATGCCACGCTGCGCCTTACCGGCGACGGGCGGCGGCGCGGGCTCTTCTGCGGCATGGGCCTGTGCTTCGACTGCCTGGTCTTGGTCGATGGCCGGGAGGCGGTGCGCGCCTGCATCACGCCCGCCGCCGACGGCATGCGCATCGTCACGGGCCG
- a CDS encoding NAD(P)/FAD-dependent oxidoreductase has protein sequence MVSRTEVLVVGAGVVGAAIAHAVAARGRKVHVIEQNTPASAVSGASLACIGTHMMDEDELPLLKWSCDAWAALAARSPTFEYRRCGQIRFIAQADEFASARHWTEMETRHGLRPVLVEPDEVRRIEPLLQGAILGATWSPDDAVVNPFLAVRTLLALARAGGASVESGTTVTALRSGDKGVSGVETSRGRIEAEHVVIAGGPWTARLAATAGVHLPIVPRKAQCLATVSRPPSIRTVVGACKAEGGVDAGYTQIQQAGSGQILFNTVLEGGTSGAGNPDRIDEVDRIFVRDSVATLLRLFPSLAKVELLRSWVRFEAVTPDDRFVIGPAGPDGLLIAAGDGGTGFIRAPAIGRLIADFIAQAEPAFRTDIYSPARFQPAAGHA, from the coding sequence GTGGTGAGCCGGACCGAGGTGCTGGTGGTGGGGGCAGGGGTCGTCGGCGCCGCGATCGCGCATGCGGTCGCCGCGCGCGGGCGCAAAGTCCATGTGATCGAGCAGAACACGCCCGCCAGCGCCGTTTCCGGCGCGAGTCTCGCCTGCATCGGCACCCATATGATGGATGAGGACGAGCTGCCTCTGCTGAAATGGTCCTGCGATGCCTGGGCGGCGCTCGCGGCGCGGTCGCCGACCTTCGAATATCGGCGCTGCGGGCAGATACGCTTCATCGCGCAGGCGGACGAGTTCGCCTCGGCCCGGCATTGGACGGAGATGGAGACCCGGCACGGCCTTCGTCCCGTCCTCGTCGAGCCGGACGAGGTGCGGCGCATCGAGCCGCTGCTGCAGGGCGCCATCCTGGGCGCGACCTGGTCGCCGGACGATGCGGTGGTGAATCCCTTCCTCGCCGTGCGGACGCTGCTGGCCCTCGCCCGCGCAGGCGGGGCGAGCGTGGAAAGCGGGACGACGGTGACGGCGCTCCGCAGCGGCGACAAGGGCGTCAGCGGCGTCGAGACATCCCGGGGACGCATCGAGGCGGAGCACGTCGTCATCGCCGGCGGGCCGTGGACGGCGCGGCTCGCCGCGACCGCCGGCGTCCACCTTCCCATCGTGCCGCGCAAGGCCCAATGCCTGGCGACCGTGTCGCGGCCGCCCTCCATCCGCACCGTGGTCGGCGCCTGCAAGGCCGAAGGAGGCGTCGATGCCGGCTATACCCAGATCCAGCAGGCCGGGAGCGGCCAGATCCTCTTCAACACCGTCCTCGAAGGCGGCACGAGCGGCGCCGGCAATCCCGATCGCATCGACGAGGTCGACCGCATCTTCGTGCGGGATTCGGTGGCGACGCTGCTGCGCCTCTTCCCCTCGCTCGCCAAGGTCGAGCTGCTGCGCTCCTGGGTTCGCTTCGAGGCGGTCACCCCGGATGATCGCTTCGTCATCGGACCGGCCGGCCCGGACGGCCTCCTGATCGCCGCGGGCGACGGCGGCACGGGCTTCATCCGGGCCCCGGCGATCGGCAGGCTGATCGCCGACTTCATCGCGCAGGCCGAGCCTGCGTTCAGGACCGACATCTATTCCCCCGCCCGTTTCCAGCCCGCGGCAGGCCACGCATGA
- a CDS encoding ABC transporter substrate-binding protein, protein MKNIRIRLLWHPQAQFAGYLLAQHDRLGEARGIAVECVPLDFGTGPIEALLAGDVAMAVASPAHMLESGHADELVMLLAIQQASALVYPARISAGIHGVADLAGKRIGVWPGREDLELRWFLHRSGIEAGRYQCIAMNDTVAGLLDGTVDCAQMTVYHEIHHLEEEAGSLADFSIFRASEADASLLKDGLIARRDWVEAHPAETQAVIDTVLEGWTLAFTDPDAAVSLCARLRPDMAPAEHRRQLGDIRALAMTGATLREGLGFPDPLHMRRALQAMADVEHPYEKDTTSLVDGRFWTGAPAALRSSSW, encoded by the coding sequence ATGAAGAACATCCGTATCCGCCTCCTCTGGCATCCCCAGGCGCAATTCGCGGGCTATCTGCTCGCCCAGCATGACAGGCTGGGCGAAGCCCGTGGCATCGCCGTCGAATGTGTTCCGCTGGATTTCGGCACCGGCCCGATCGAGGCGCTGCTCGCCGGCGATGTCGCCATGGCCGTCGCGAGCCCCGCCCATATGCTCGAAAGCGGGCATGCGGACGAACTGGTCATGCTGCTCGCCATCCAGCAGGCGAGCGCGCTCGTCTATCCCGCGCGCATCTCGGCCGGGATCCATGGGGTCGCCGACCTCGCGGGAAAGCGCATCGGCGTCTGGCCGGGGCGCGAGGACCTCGAACTGCGCTGGTTTCTCCACCGCAGCGGCATCGAAGCCGGCCGCTACCAGTGCATCGCCATGAACGACACGGTCGCGGGCCTCCTCGACGGCACGGTCGATTGCGCCCAGATGACGGTGTATCACGAGATCCATCATCTCGAGGAGGAGGCCGGCTCGCTGGCCGATTTCTCGATCTTCCGGGCGAGCGAGGCCGACGCATCCCTCCTCAAGGACGGCCTGATCGCCCGGCGCGACTGGGTCGAGGCCCATCCGGCCGAAACGCAGGCCGTGATCGACACCGTGCTGGAAGGCTGGACGCTTGCCTTCACGGATCCCGATGCCGCCGTCTCGCTCTGCGCGCGGCTGCGGCCCGACATGGCCCCGGCGGAACATCGGCGCCAGCTCGGCGACATCCGCGCCCTGGCGATGACGGGCGCGACCCTGCGCGAAGGGCTTGGCTTTCCTGATCCCCTCCATATGCGGCGCGCCCTGCAGGCCATGGCCGATGTCGAGCATCCCTACGAGAAAGACACCACATCGCTGGTCGACGGCCGGTTCTGGACCGGGGCGCCGGCGGCGCTGAGGAGTTCGTCGTGGTGA
- a CDS encoding ABC transporter substrate-binding protein — translation MSLRLPGLVAAAAAFAALAASPAAAEDTLRLEWIIQGQFAGELIALDKGYYKAAGADIKLLPAGSDIKPAVTVAQGSDTFGIGHPNQVIMARSHGAPLVMISQHGQKSAQVYIARKDAGITKLADVRGKKIGSWFGGDEAEFMAMLNTLKMTPDDVQLQPQQDNPVPQLISGQLDVIEAVRYAPADLAVLFTKFKPEDLTYLYPEDAGVALVNTGLFTSEKTIAERPELVQAVVDATLQGWKEALDDPEAAAKVVVKYNPELKVEDQVAMIKAMGDMFCAGPTLEGKFGQSTPEEWQTVQTVLLSYGKTNPDGLHDPVDLSKAYTNVFWDKAPAASKTIKCSK, via the coding sequence ATGTCTCTCAGATTGCCTGGCCTAGTCGCCGCTGCCGCCGCCTTTGCCGCCCTCGCGGCATCTCCGGCCGCGGCGGAGGATACACTCCGCCTCGAATGGATCATCCAGGGCCAGTTCGCCGGCGAGCTGATCGCCCTCGACAAGGGCTATTACAAGGCCGCCGGCGCCGACATCAAGCTCCTGCCGGCCGGCAGCGACATCAAGCCGGCCGTCACCGTCGCCCAGGGCAGCGACACCTTCGGCATCGGCCATCCCAACCAGGTGATCATGGCCCGCTCCCATGGCGCACCGCTGGTGATGATCTCGCAGCACGGCCAGAAGAGCGCCCAGGTCTATATCGCCCGCAAGGATGCCGGCATCACCAAGCTCGCCGACGTCCGCGGCAAGAAGATCGGCTCTTGGTTCGGCGGCGACGAAGCCGAGTTCATGGCGATGCTGAACACGCTGAAGATGACGCCGGACGACGTCCAGCTGCAGCCGCAGCAGGACAACCCCGTTCCCCAGCTGATCTCAGGCCAGCTCGACGTCATCGAGGCCGTGCGTTACGCGCCGGCCGATCTTGCCGTGCTCTTCACCAAGTTCAAGCCGGAGGATCTGACCTATCTCTATCCCGAGGATGCGGGCGTGGCCCTGGTGAACACCGGCCTGTTCACCTCCGAGAAGACGATCGCCGAGCGCCCCGAACTGGTGCAGGCCGTCGTCGATGCGACGCTGCAGGGGTGGAAGGAAGCGCTCGACGATCCGGAGGCGGCGGCCAAGGTCGTGGTCAAGTACAATCCCGAGCTGAAGGTCGAGGATCAGGTCGCCATGATCAAGGCGATGGGCGACATGTTCTGCGCCGGTCCGACGCTGGAGGGAAAATTCGGCCAATCCACCCCGGAGGAATGGCAGACGGTGCAGACGGTGCTGCTGAGCTACGGCAAGACCAACCCGGACGGCCTTCACGATCCGGTCGACCTGTCGAAGGCCTACACCAACGTCTTCTGGGACAAGGCCCCGGCCGCCTCCAAGACCATCAAATGCAGCAAATAA
- a CDS encoding ABC transporter permease, translated as MVSIVSEGSEQTAWKSRIAAFATAAWPALLTFVVVVAAWEWAIAAWQVPSYLMPAPSGIWQAIWFNHGSIFSQAAITGGEAIVGFVIGSVLGALLGIAFAYSTIMSRALLPYVIAANTIPVVGIAPIIILWLGNGVSSKIAVTALLSFFPLALNMMKGLQSYDRTIMDVFHVAAASSWQRFLKMRLPSALPYVFVGLKLNVTFSVIGAIVAEFVQADRGLGFVIMSSYKNLNMPRLWAAMAVSAVMGVILFAVVARLERIAIPWHSSMRDPSL; from the coding sequence ATGGTTAGCATCGTGTCCGAAGGCTCGGAGCAAACCGCGTGGAAAAGCAGGATCGCGGCGTTCGCGACCGCCGCATGGCCGGCGCTCCTGACCTTCGTCGTCGTCGTCGCGGCGTGGGAATGGGCCATCGCGGCCTGGCAGGTGCCGTCCTACCTCATGCCGGCGCCGAGCGGCATCTGGCAGGCCATCTGGTTCAACCACGGCTCCATCTTCAGCCAGGCCGCCATCACCGGCGGCGAGGCGATCGTGGGCTTCGTGATCGGTTCCGTCCTCGGCGCGCTGCTCGGCATCGCCTTTGCCTATTCGACCATCATGAGCCGGGCCTTGCTCCCCTATGTCATCGCCGCCAACACCATTCCCGTCGTGGGTATCGCCCCCATCATCATCCTCTGGCTCGGCAACGGCGTCTCCTCGAAGATCGCCGTCACCGCGCTGCTCTCCTTCTTTCCCCTCGCCCTCAACATGATGAAGGGCCTGCAATCCTATGACCGCACGATCATGGACGTGTTCCACGTCGCCGCCGCCTCTTCCTGGCAGCGCTTCCTGAAGATGCGCCTGCCCAGCGCTCTGCCCTATGTCTTCGTCGGCCTGAAGCTGAACGTCACCTTCTCGGTCATCGGGGCCATCGTCGCCGAATTCGTGCAGGCCGATCGCGGGCTCGGCTTCGTGATCATGTCGTCCTACAAGAACCTCAACATGCCCCGGCTCTGGGCCGCCATGGCCGTCTCGGCCGTGATGGGCGTGATCCTCTTCGCCGTGGTGGCCCGGCTCGAGCGCATTGCCATCCCGTGGCACAGCTCGATGCGCGACCCGTCCCTGTGA
- a CDS encoding ABC transporter ATP-binding protein has product MTQTQQAPDPKIAATASPVLVDFQSVGVKFKATGGHGDVLALDDVSLTLAEGEFVSLVGPSGCGKSTLLRVAADLLAPSSGRATVAGQSPKAARLRRDIGFVFQDSALLEWRTILANVMLPLELQGVRHAEREKRALELIRLVGLAGFERAYPRQLSGGMRQRASIARAMSTAPKVLLMDEPFGALDQITRDRLNMELLELSQRQRMTVLFVTHSIREAILLSDRVVVMSPRPGRIRSILAIDLARPRHLAVRNDPKFIALAQEGLAELEGGFEAHG; this is encoded by the coding sequence ATGACACAGACCCAGCAAGCGCCCGACCCGAAGATCGCCGCGACCGCCTCGCCGGTGCTGGTCGATTTCCAATCGGTCGGCGTGAAGTTCAAGGCGACCGGCGGGCATGGCGACGTGCTCGCCCTCGACGATGTTTCGCTCACCCTCGCCGAGGGCGAATTCGTCTCGCTGGTCGGCCCGTCGGGCTGCGGCAAGAGCACGCTCCTGCGTGTCGCCGCCGATCTCCTCGCGCCCTCGTCCGGCCGGGCGACGGTCGCGGGACAGAGCCCGAAGGCGGCCCGCCTGCGGCGCGACATCGGCTTCGTGTTCCAGGATTCCGCTTTGCTCGAATGGCGCACCATCCTGGCGAATGTGATGCTGCCGCTGGAGCTGCAGGGCGTGCGCCACGCCGAGCGCGAGAAGCGGGCGCTGGAGCTGATCCGCCTCGTCGGCCTTGCCGGCTTCGAGCGGGCCTATCCGCGCCAGCTCTCGGGCGGCATGCGCCAGCGCGCCTCGATCGCGCGCGCCATGTCGACGGCGCCGAAGGTGCTGCTGATGGACGAGCCTTTCGGCGCGCTCGACCAGATCACCCGCGACCGGCTCAACATGGAGCTGCTGGAACTCTCGCAGCGCCAGCGCATGACCGTCCTCTTCGTCACGCACTCGATCCGCGAGGCGATCCTGCTTTCCGACCGGGTCGTCGTGATGTCGCCCCGGCCCGGGCGGATCCGCTCGATCCTCGCAATCGATCTCGCCCGCCCGAGGCATCTGGCGGTGCGCAACGACCCCAAATTCATCGCGCTCGCGCAGGAAGGCCTGGCTGAGCTCGAAGGAGGCTTCGAAGCCCATGGTTAG
- a CDS encoding aldehyde dehydrogenase family protein: MQHADAIPEPPGAAWPDGHIHYGGAWRKAAGEGRLSVVSPATGAGLGTVPIADEADVASATNAAQAASERWRFVDPLDRGRHLRALADCLRRKMPELAELEAAITGRPIREMRAQMGRIPEWLDYFGGIAAGLEGESNRVRGGFLTYTAYEPHGVCALLTPWNHPILILVKKLAAALAAGNAVVVKPSELAPVTPLLLAQWATEAGLPEGLVNVVTGDGRTGALLCASPQVQHIDLTGGTATGRIVAAAAAQRLVPCTLELGGKTPVLVFEDADVEEAAAAAVFSAFVAAGQTCVSASRFLVASDIHDAFLAAFARRAEALRVGDPALAETDMGPVITPLSRDRCLAFAAEAVAQGARLVCGGARPDLAAPFDRGNFVEPTILADVTPAMSLFREEVFGPVAAVSRFETEEQALRLANDTPFALGAAVWTGNVARAHRVAGAVRAGIVWINDHHKNDPRSIWGGYANSGYGKENGWDALKSYQRKRSVVVRTAPKFDDWFGGGQRYG; encoded by the coding sequence ATGCAGCACGCAGACGCCATCCCTGAGCCGCCCGGTGCGGCATGGCCGGACGGGCACATCCATTATGGCGGCGCCTGGCGGAAGGCGGCGGGCGAGGGGCGGCTCTCCGTCGTCAGCCCGGCGACCGGGGCCGGGCTCGGCACCGTGCCGATCGCCGACGAGGCCGACGTCGCCTCGGCGACGAACGCGGCCCAGGCGGCGTCCGAACGCTGGAGGTTCGTCGATCCGCTCGACCGCGGGCGGCATCTGCGCGCCCTTGCCGACTGCCTGCGCCGGAAAATGCCGGAGCTGGCCGAACTGGAGGCCGCGATCACCGGGCGGCCCATTCGCGAAATGCGGGCCCAGATGGGCAGGATCCCGGAATGGCTCGACTATTTCGGCGGCATCGCGGCCGGGCTCGAAGGCGAATCCAACCGGGTTCGGGGCGGCTTCCTCACCTATACCGCCTATGAGCCCCACGGCGTCTGTGCGCTGCTGACGCCGTGGAACCATCCCATCCTCATCCTGGTGAAGAAGCTCGCGGCCGCGCTGGCCGCCGGCAATGCGGTGGTCGTCAAGCCGTCGGAGCTCGCGCCGGTGACGCCGCTCCTGCTGGCGCAATGGGCGACGGAGGCCGGCCTGCCGGAAGGGCTCGTGAATGTCGTGACCGGCGACGGCCGCACGGGGGCGCTGCTCTGCGCGTCGCCGCAGGTGCAGCATATCGACCTCACCGGCGGCACCGCCACCGGCCGCATCGTTGCCGCGGCGGCGGCCCAGCGTCTCGTCCCCTGCACGCTGGAACTGGGCGGAAAGACGCCCGTCCTCGTCTTCGAGGATGCGGATGTCGAGGAGGCGGCGGCCGCCGCCGTGTTCTCGGCCTTCGTGGCCGCGGGCCAGACCTGCGTTTCCGCCAGCCGCTTTCTCGTCGCCTCCGATATCCATGACGCTTTCCTGGCGGCTTTCGCCCGTCGCGCGGAGGCCCTGCGGGTCGGCGATCCCGCCCTGGCCGAGACCGACATGGGGCCGGTCATCACGCCGTTATCGCGCGATCGCTGCCTGGCCTTTGCCGCCGAGGCCGTGGCGCAGGGCGCGCGCCTCGTCTGCGGCGGCGCCAGGCCGGATCTCGCCGCGCCTTTCGACCGCGGCAATTTCGTCGAGCCGACGATTCTCGCCGATGTGACGCCGGCCATGTCGCTCTTCCGCGAGGAGGTCTTCGGTCCCGTGGCGGCGGTGAGCCGGTTCGAGACGGAGGAGCAGGCGCTGCGGCTCGCCAACGACACGCCCTTCGCCCTCGGCGCTGCCGTATGGACCGGCAATGTCGCCCGGGCCCATCGCGTCGCGGGGGCCGTCAGGGCCGGAATCGTCTGGATCAACGATCACCACAAGAACGATCCGCGCTCGATCTGGGGCGGCTACGCCAACAGCGGCTACGGCAAGGAAAACGGCTGGGATGCGCTCAAGAGCTACCAGCGCAAGCGCAGCGTCGTCGTGCGCACGGCGCCGAAATTCGACGACTGGTTCGGCGGAGGCCAGCGCTACGGATGA
- a CDS encoding GntR family transcriptional regulator, translating into MSEADHATPTAAKRSGKDARASQPAAQAMTSPGASPNATGRGAASRSAASHANEIVAKLEAEILQGRLPPGTKLDERALAERFGVSRTPVREALHRLSASGLVGLGGRQGAQIVRLQVSDLLDAFFVVAELEGMAARLAARRIRPEEREVLRALHEECARHCADGDEEAFFLANTDFHSAIIKASRNRILQDQLRNARLLVAPYRYYATFRPGRMVSSIPEHEEIMTAIFQGDGAKAASLMSAHVNLLGDNLSDVLHILESHTQAAD; encoded by the coding sequence ATGAGCGAGGCCGATCACGCCACGCCGACGGCGGCCAAGCGCTCCGGCAAGGACGCGCGCGCCTCGCAGCCGGCCGCGCAGGCGATGACATCGCCTGGCGCCTCGCCGAATGCGACGGGTCGCGGCGCCGCGTCCCGATCCGCCGCCAGCCACGCCAACGAGATCGTCGCGAAGCTTGAGGCGGAGATCCTGCAGGGCCGGCTGCCGCCGGGCACCAAGCTCGACGAGCGCGCCCTGGCCGAGCGCTTCGGCGTCTCGCGCACGCCCGTCCGCGAAGCGCTCCATCGCCTGTCGGCGAGCGGGCTGGTCGGCCTCGGCGGCCGGCAGGGCGCGCAGATCGTGCGCCTCCAGGTCAGCGATCTCCTCGACGCCTTCTTCGTGGTCGCGGAGCTCGAGGGAATGGCCGCCCGGCTGGCGGCCCGCCGCATCCGTCCCGAAGAGCGCGAGGTGCTTCGCGCCCTGCACGAGGAATGCGCCCGCCATTGCGCGGATGGCGACGAGGAGGCCTTCTTCCTCGCCAATACGGATTTTCACAGCGCCATCATCAAGGCGAGCCGCAACCGCATCCTGCAGGACCAGCTTCGCAACGCGCGTCTGCTGGTCGCCCCCTATCGCTATTACGCGACCTTCCGCCCGGGCCGGATGGTGTCCTCCATTCCCGAACACGAAGAAATCATGACGGCCATCTTCCAGGGAGACGGGGCCAAGGCGGCTTCGCTGATGTCGGCCCATGTCAATCTGCTCGGAGACAATCTGAGCGACGTCCTCCATATCCTGGAAAGCCACACCCAGGCGGCCGACTGA
- a CDS encoding class I SAM-dependent methyltransferase, with product MNRSSAFTDFERAVHDRIAPGYHAAFTPVTERAHPFLLTGAAVGAGDRVLDVATGPGLLAARAAGLGAVATGVDLSPRMVELAANLHPQAAFRVADAEALPFGDGSFDVVLCNFGIGHFPAPEKAFAEFARVLAPGGRLAVSWWEGPARSRINGLFFEVLQEEGIPIPDSLPPGPGAFHFSDDDVLRAAFADAGFRDVSIVGHADIHDLPDFDALWSLARNSFARLGTIIAGLGEEERERFRRAAAAKAAAYGGSRLSVPIAFKIAAGTA from the coding sequence ATGAACAGGTCGAGCGCGTTCACCGATTTCGAGCGGGCGGTCCACGACCGCATCGCGCCCGGCTACCACGCCGCCTTCACCCCGGTGACGGAACGGGCCCATCCTTTCCTCCTGACCGGTGCCGCCGTCGGGGCGGGAGACCGCGTGCTCGACGTCGCGACCGGGCCGGGGCTGCTGGCGGCCAGGGCGGCCGGGCTCGGCGCGGTGGCGACGGGCGTCGATCTTTCGCCCCGCATGGTCGAGCTCGCGGCGAACCTCCACCCGCAGGCGGCCTTCCGCGTCGCCGACGCCGAGGCCTTGCCCTTCGGCGACGGCTCGTTCGACGTCGTCCTCTGCAATTTCGGCATCGGCCATTTTCCCGCGCCCGAAAAGGCCTTCGCGGAGTTCGCGCGCGTCCTCGCCCCTGGGGGACGCCTCGCAGTGTCGTGGTGGGAGGGGCCGGCCCGCTCGCGCATCAACGGGCTGTTCTTCGAGGTGCTGCAGGAGGAGGGCATTCCCATCCCGGACAGCCTGCCGCCGGGGCCGGGTGCCTTCCATTTTTCCGATGACGACGTCCTCCGCGCCGCGTTCGCGGACGCCGGCTTTCGTGACGTCTCGATCGTCGGCCATGCGGACATCCACGATCTGCCCGACTTCGACGCGCTCTGGTCCCTGGCGCGGAACAGCTTCGCACGTCTGGGCACGATCATCGCCGGCCTCGGCGAGGAGGAGCGCGAGCGCTTCCGCCGTGCCGCGGCGGCGAAGGCCGCCGCCTATGGAGGGTCCCGGCTCTCCGTCCCCATCGCGTTCAAGATCGCCGCCGGCACGGCCTGA
- a CDS encoding LacI family DNA-binding transcriptional regulator — protein MAARLIDVARLAGLSVTAVSRHLNGRIKLPDDTVAMIEDAVRELGYQPNPHARSLSRGRSDTVGLVIPDIGNPYFAKLAASVEQAAHKRGLALLLCVTLNRRDREQEYLRRLATNYLDGLIFVTNHPNDGSLADLINQTNRRVVILDEDIEGARGAKIFSDNAQAGYLATKHLIEAGHRRIAILSGPEHMMSSRDRLAGCRKAVAESGVEAELTALLYGEYSPGHGRRAAQALLDRSDGTTALIFASDEIAIGAIELLQERGVRVPEDMSLIGGDDVAPFHLLSPPLTSIRLPVDAMGQRGMALLIAGLNKKSTKATVEHLPVELVIRRSVAAPRAAKPPGRA, from the coding sequence GTGGCGGCTCGGCTGATCGACGTTGCACGGCTTGCCGGTCTCTCGGTGACCGCCGTCTCGCGCCACCTCAACGGGCGCATCAAACTGCCCGACGATACCGTGGCGATGATCGAGGACGCGGTCCGCGAACTCGGCTACCAGCCCAATCCCCACGCCCGCAGCCTGAGCCGCGGGCGCTCGGATACCGTCGGCCTGGTCATTCCCGACATCGGCAATCCCTATTTCGCCAAGCTCGCCGCGTCGGTCGAGCAGGCGGCCCATAAGCGCGGCCTGGCCCTGCTCCTGTGCGTCACCCTCAATCGCCGGGATCGCGAGCAGGAATATCTGCGCCGGCTGGCGACCAACTATCTCGACGGCCTGATCTTCGTGACCAACCATCCCAATGACGGGTCGCTGGCGGACCTCATCAACCAGACCAATCGGCGGGTGGTGATCCTCGACGAGGACATCGAGGGCGCGCGCGGCGCCAAGATCTTCAGCGACAACGCCCAGGCCGGCTATCTCGCGACGAAGCACTTGATCGAGGCCGGCCATCGGCGGATCGCCATCCTCTCCGGGCCCGAACACATGATGAGTTCGCGCGACCGGCTGGCCGGATGCCGGAAGGCCGTCGCCGAATCCGGGGTGGAGGCCGAACTGACGGCTCTCCTCTATGGCGAATATTCGCCCGGCCATGGCCGCCGGGCCGCGCAGGCGCTGCTCGACAGGAGCGACGGAACCACGGCGCTGATCTTCGCCAGCGACGAGATCGCCATCGGCGCGATCGAATTGCTGCAGGAGAGGGGCGTGCGGGTGCCCGAGGACATGTCGCTGATCGGCGGCGACGACGTCGCGCCCTTCCATCTTCTCAGCCCGCCCCTCACCAGCATCCGCCTGCCGGTGGATGCCATGGGACAGCGGGGCATGGCCTTGCTCATCGCCGGCCTGAACAAGAAATCGACCAAGGCGACGGTCGAGCACCTGCCCGTCGAACTCGTCATCCGCCGCTCCGTGGCCGCGCCGAGAGCGGCGAAGCCGCCGGGCAGGGCGTGA
- a CDS encoding phytanoyl-CoA dioxygenase family protein has translation MDGFEVTDEQARHFRQEGYVLFENAVPAELIEMLRNECAYFVRREDEKMDRLGVDQLGITHRNKRYHAAFAVRDRPGLGSYLFGEVLKKVCEALVGPDAYLFFDGFVVKGAEGGMKLAWHQDSGYVNAVDGDIDHKPYITVWCPLDDVTEENGTIYILPTSEAGIRTWVRHEFDPPSNDWVGYFGPAKGVPVIAKAGTLAVFSSLTMHSSGANLTPRLRRAYIAQYSPEPVLTADKTMLWGNAMPFLRGGAEVVGEPVPNLPYRIDRLTHGNEQLSERAEA, from the coding sequence ATGGATGGTTTCGAAGTCACCGACGAGCAGGCCCGGCATTTCCGCCAGGAGGGATATGTCCTCTTCGAGAATGCCGTCCCGGCCGAACTGATCGAGATGCTCAGGAACGAGTGCGCCTATTTCGTCCGCCGCGAGGATGAGAAGATGGACAGGCTCGGCGTCGACCAACTCGGCATCACCCATCGCAACAAGCGCTATCACGCCGCCTTCGCGGTCCGGGACAGGCCGGGCCTCGGCTCTTATCTGTTCGGCGAGGTGCTGAAGAAGGTGTGCGAGGCGCTGGTCGGGCCGGATGCCTACCTCTTCTTCGACGGCTTCGTCGTGAAGGGGGCCGAGGGCGGCATGAAGCTCGCCTGGCACCAGGACTCCGGCTACGTCAATGCCGTCGACGGCGACATCGACCATAAGCCCTACATCACCGTCTGGTGCCCCCTGGACGACGTCACCGAGGAGAACGGCACCATCTACATCCTGCCGACCAGCGAGGCCGGCATCAGGACCTGGGTCCGCCACGAATTCGATCCGCCCTCGAATGACTGGGTCGGCTATTTCGGCCCCGCCAAGGGCGTGCCGGTGATCGCCAAGGCCGGCACGCTCGCGGTGTTCAGCAGCCTGACCATGCATTCGAGCGGCGCCAATCTCACGCCGCGGCTGCGCCGCGCCTATATCGCGCAATATTCGCCCGAGCCCGTCCTCACCGCGGACAAGACGATGCTGTGGGGCAATGCGATGCCCTTTCTCCGCGGCGGTGCGGAGGTCGTGGGCGAGCCTGTACCGAATCTCCCCTATCGGATAGACCGGCTCACGCATGGCAATGAGCAACTCTCCGAACGGGCCGAGGCCTGA